TAAAATATCTTCCGCAGGGGCGGTTAAAAAGAGCGGTTTCCTTTTCGGAAACGAGTATTTCGGTTATCTTTTCTCCGTAAAGCTCATAGCTTTCACATCTTATTCCGTTTTTGCCCTTTACAAACTCCGCCGCCATATCTGTTCTTCCCGTAAGCTGCATAAAATTTCCTCCCGAAGAATTTTTTCAAAAAAATCGTAAAAAAGTATTGCATTTTCGTTTTGGACGTGCTATAATAAAGCGTATTGTGAAATATAACTATGATTATATGTAGATCTGTATAAAGGAGGTGCCGTAAGTGCCTAACATTAAATCTGCCAAGAAGAGAGTTTTAGTATCTGCTACAAAGCAGGCTCGCAATAAGGCTGACAAGACCGCTCTTAAGACTATTCTGAAGAAGGTTGACGCTGATACTAATGCTGACAACGTTAAGGTTGCAGTTAAAGCAGTTGATAAGGCAGCAGCAAAGGGTATTATCCACAAGAATGCTGCAGCTAGAAAGAAATCTCAGCTTGCTAAGAAGTTAAACGCTGTTTCCTGAGAATAACGATTTAACGTAACGCTCCTGCGGGAGCGTTTTCTTTTTTTGTGTTAATTGCGGTGATACAAAAGCATCGGCTTGCATTATTATGTGCCGATGCTCTTTTTTTATCCCGAAATGCTTTTTACCGTGTATCCGTTATCAAGCCAGTAGTCGATGACATCGGGCAGTATCGCCGTATTTGTTTCGGATACCGCATGGAGAAGATATACAGCCCCGTTGTGCGTTGCGGACGTTATTCGCCTGTACGCCGTGTCCCTGTCGGGCTGAGCGTCCGTATTCCAGTCGTTGTACGCAAAGGACCACAGCACAGTATCATAACCCATATTTTTGGCAATGCGTAATGTTCTGACCGAAAATTCTCCTCTGGGGGGACGCATCGTAACGGTTTTGTATCCGCCGAAATTATCGGAAATATAAGTTTCAAGTCCGTGGATTTCTTCAAACACC
This window of the [Eubacterium] siraeum genome carries:
- the rpsT gene encoding 30S ribosomal protein S20 encodes the protein MPNIKSAKKRVLVSATKQARNKADKTALKTILKKVDADTNADNVKVAVKAVDKAAAKGIIHKNAAARKKSQLAKKLNAVS